A region of the Oleidesulfovibrio alaskensis DSM 16109 genome:
CGTCCTTGATCCATGCCATGTCGGGCAGTCCGTCCAGCAGGGCGTGCAGCTGCCGTTCGTATGCTCTCAGGTTGGTTATGTCGGCCGAAATACCCAGTACGCCCTGCGGTTGTCCGTTGGCATCCAGCAGAGGCACTTTGCTCACCAGCCCTATGACTGTTCTGCCGTCATGCAGCGGAATGGTGCGTTCGGCATTGATAACCGGACGGCCTGTGTCCAGCACTTCCTGTTCTTCGCGCAGTATGGCGCCGCCGAGGACGGCGGACATGCCCAGATCGGTGTCGGTGAGCCCCAGTATGTCGTTGACAGAAGCGTTGAACAGGTTGCGGGCATACAGTTCGTTGGCTCCCAGATACCTGCTGTTTCTGTCTTTCCAGAAGACATGGTAGGGAATGTGCGCGAGAACGTTTTCCAGCAGGGATGTTTTTTCCGCCAGCTGTTCCTGCAGCCGGTGATGGTCGCTTATGTCACGGGCAATGGCGATGGCGCAGGAAAACCCCTCCAGCTGGACATGGCGGGCGGAGATGAGCACATGGTGAGGTGTGCCGCCGCCGTCGTGCATGACGGCGGGCAGGTTGCTCACACTGCCTTCGCGCTCCAGCATCAGTTCAAACCTGTTGCGTGCACCGTTGCCCCATTCCAGCAGACTGTCCAGAGATTCGCCCAGCAGCTGCCCCCAGTCGCGGGCAAGCAGGCGCTGCAGGCTTTCATTGACGTCCAGCACCAGCCCGGTGTGCAGATTGACCACCATTATGGGATCCGGCGTGGCGTGAAAGGTGGCCTGAAATTTTGCTTCACCGCGGCGCGAGGCAATGTCGGAAAGGGCGCTGTCCGCCTGCTTGCGCAGGTGGGCGCGCTCACGCTCCGCTTCTGCAAGGCGTCTGCGCAGCTGATGGTGGTTTTCTTCCAGCGAACTGAGCTGGGCTGCTGTGCGCGCGTGTTCGCGCAGCTGCTTTGTCCACGCGGCGCGCATCTGCAGCCATGCGGCGATACCGCACAGAGTTGCGGCACAACCACCGGCCAACGGCGGCAGCAAAGCAAAAAGTGCCCCGCTTTCCGGTATTCCGGCAAGGCGCAGAAAAAGAGCAGCTCCCAGCGATGCTGTAATGGCGATAAGCAGCACGGCGGCGCAGATAAACGCAATGCGTTTTCCCGTTCCGTGCTGCACGGCGGACCTGTTGATACCTTCCCCCGCTCCCGCCAGACTTCACCGCCTCCCGTCCCCATGACTGTGCGGCGGCCTGTCGGGATGAATTTCCGGTTGCGGCCGTTCCCCCGCGGACGTCAGGTGCAGCCGGACACTATCGGCATATCATGTAGCAGCCGTGTGTTCAAGATATACAGAGACAGTGCAGTATATGGTGCGCAGGTACAGTATGCCGACTGTACCTGCCATGCTGTGTGCTTCATGCGGCAGATGCGGCTGCATGCTGTGCCCTGCTGGTGCGCGTGCACGTTCGTGCTGCCGGCATCTACTTTTTTTCAGGGGCATATGTTCTGTCTGCGGGCCGACTCAAGCCCTGTGCAGTCGCCCGTGGAGCATCCGTTTTCAAAGTCGCTGCATGCTCCGGCGGCGTCTCCCAGCACCAGTTTTGCGCCGCCTCTGATGTTCCATGCCTGATTATACGCGGTGTCATATTCCAGCGCGCGCGTTGTGTCGCGCACCGCGCCTATGGCGTTGCCCATGCGCAGCATTACAAGACCGCGCCATGTATAGCTTTCGGCCGAAGGCTTCAGCCGTACGGCCTGTGTCATGTCGTCAAAGGCTTTTTCCCACCGTTTCTGTTCGCTGTAGGCAAGCCCCCGCCGCAGAAGCGCTTCGGCATAGTCAGGCTCGGCCTCCAGCGCCTTGTTCAGGTATTCCACTGCTTTTTCGGGGTCGCTGCAGGTATTGTCCTTCCACAGCACATGGGCCATGGCATACCATTTTTCCGCGTCCTGCGAATGGGTACCGCTCATGCCCATGGGGTTGAAGCGCGGCAGTTCCGGCTCTTCGCGCCCGCCGCATGCCGTCAGCAGCAGTGCGGCGCACAGGGTCAGCAGCAGTGCGGTTTTGTGTGCGGTCATGGATATTGCTCCTGCGCGGCAGGTGCCGCGGTATATGTTCTGTGCCGGACACACGCTAGCCTAACAGCCGCCGGCAGGCAATGCAGGGCTTTTATCCGGTGCATGCACGGTTGTACATCGCGCCGTATTATGTGCTATGGCAGAGCATCTGCAATGTCGGCTACGTTGCCGCCGTCACTGCGGCGGCTGTGTTCATTACCTGTTCCGCCATGCTGCCTGCGGGCAGCGGCGGGGCGGATTTATCCCGCAAGGAGAGTAAAATGGCTGAAAAACGTATTCTGATGCTGGTGGGTGATTTTGTGGAAGACTATGAGGCTATGGTGCCTTTTCAGATGCTGGGTATGGTCGGGCATACCGTGCACGCCGTGTGCCCCGGTAAAAAAGCCGGTGAAACGGTTAAAACCGCGGTGCACGATTTTGAAGGCGACCAGACCTATACGGAAAAGCCCGGACACAACTTTATGCTGAACTGCGATTTTGACAGCGTTGATGTGGCGCACTATGACGCGCTGGTTGTTCCCGGCGGCCGTGCACCGGAATATATCCGGCTCAACGCACGGGTTATTGAGATTGTGCGGCAGTTTGACAAGGCCCGCAAGCCCATAGCAGCCGTGTGCCACGGACAGCAGGTGCTGGTGACCGCAGGCGTGCTGCAGGGGCACACCTGCACGGCTTATCCCGCGGTAAAGCCTGACGTGGAGGCGGCGGGCGCCACATGGTGCGAGGTGAACGACACAGCTTCGAACGCCTGCGTCAGCGGGCATGTTGTCACTGCGCCTGCGTGGCCTGCCCACCCCGAATGGATGCGCAAGTTTCTGGAGGTACTGGGAACCCGCATTGAGCCGTAATTTTATTACCGGTAGATAAGAGGCGGGCAGCACGGCTGCCCGCCTTTTCATGTATTCACCTTGACGGAGGCTAGGCTTCGCCCTCGCCGGGGCCGGAAGCGACAGGATACTCGCCGCGCACCGGTGCGGTGGCCCGTCCGAGCCAGTCAATGGTCCTGCCCAGATGATCCATGTTACCCATGCCTTCGGCATCGCCGGAGACTTCGCCTTTGTGCAGGCCGTAGCCCAGATTCCAGTACACGGAACCGGGAACGATCATCTGCGACATCATGAACATGTGGTTGATGCTGTCAAAAACGTGGATGCCGCCGCCTCTGCGCACAGCTACCACAGCGGCCCCTATCTTGCCGCGCAGCAGATGTCCGTTGGCAATGGAGACAAGACCTGTTCTGTCGAGAACGGCCTTCATTTCGGATGAGACATCGGCAAAGTATGTGGGCGACCCCATGATGATTGCGTCGGCGCGGAAAATTTTTTCCGCCAGATCATTGAACAGGTCGGTCGTGACGGAACACCGCCCGTCTTTATTTTCAAAACACTTGTAGCAGGCTATGCAGCCCCGTACCGGTTTGCCGCCCACGCGGACAAGTTCCGTTTCCCATCCTGCTTTTTCCAGCGGGGCCAGAGTCTGGCGCAGCAGGGTTTCCGTATTGCCGCCTTTGCGGGGACTGCCGTTGATGGCTATGGCGTACATGCTGTTCTCCTTGTTGCGGCGGGTGCCGCGTTGCGTTTGCATATGCCGGTCTGCGGCACAGGCGCAGGGCATGGTTTCCATAGTATATGCGGCCCGCTTTCTGGCAAGTACTGAATTAAAAGTGCGTGAGTATGCCGCAGGTAACCACGGATATCACCATGACGGCGTAAAAGACGCAGCGGCGGCTAGCGGATGCGGATGGTGTTGCGGCCTGCTGTTTTGGCCAGATACAGCCGCTGGTCGGCGGCGGCCACGATGCGCTTCGGGGTCAGTTCCGAGGCGGGCAGCTCGTCGGCTTCGGCAATTCCGCCGCTGAAGGTGACCCTCAGATGATGTCCTTCGGCGTCAAAGGTGTGTCCCGAAACCTTTTTCAGCAGCCTGTCCAGAATGCCCAGCGCTTCTTCCCGTCCGCTGTCCAGCAGCAGGATGATGAATTCTTCGCCCCCGAAGCGGGCAACGACATCGTACGGCCTCAGCGATTCCTTCAGCAGGAGGGCAAACTCGCGGATGACTGAGTCGCCGGCCATGTGTCCGTATGTGTCATTTATCCGCTTGAAGTGGTCAAGGTCTAGCAGCGCCACGCAGAGATTGTACTGCCTGCGTTTGTACTGCTCCAGATGTGTTTCCAGCTGACGGAAGAAATGCCTGCGGTTGAAGAGTCCCGTCAGATAGTCGGTCATGGTCATCTGTTCCAGTTCCTGCTGGTATGACTTCAGTTTGCTGATGTCCATGAGAACACCGGCGGCGCGGCCGGAACTGTTGATCATCTGTCCCCGGCACAGCACCCAGCGTTTTTTTCCGCCTGTATCAAGCTGCATTTCTTCTTCAAAGGTGCGGGTGTCGTTTTGCTGCATGTTGCGCAGCGTATGTACAAAGGGCATGGCACCTGTAAGAGAGCGGTTGCCGGCCATGGATCCCAGGGCCGTCTGCAGCGGGGTGTCGCTGCCGCCCAGCATGGTGTGGGCTGTTCTGTCCAGCGATACATGGTCGGATTTCAGGTCCCAGTCCCACCAGCCCAGATTGCCCGCCCACAACGCCAGCGAAAGCCGTTGTTCGCTTCTCAGCGTCCGTTCCTCGGCTTTGCGGCGTGAGGCGATTTCCGCGGTAAGCCTGCGGTTGAAGCGCAGCAGAACAAGGCACAGTCCTACGGCTCCCGCCAGAATGCCTATGCCGGCCCGCACACCCCAGTGGGCGAGCAGGCTGGACGACAGATCAGGATCATGAAGAAAGCCTTTCAGCGTATAATCGGCGTCAGCCAGCCCCAGCTGTACCAGCGTGTCGGCCATGTGTTTCCAGCGGCCGGGATTCATGTGCCCCAGATCGACCAGATGCGGCATAACCAGTTTGCGGCTTTCTTCCGCTTCGAACAGCAGATGCTCGCGCGAGT
Encoded here:
- a CDS encoding tetratricopeptide repeat protein translates to MTAHKTALLLTLCAALLLTACGGREEPELPRFNPMGMSGTHSQDAEKWYAMAHVLWKDNTCSDPEKAVEYLNKALEAEPDYAEALLRRGLAYSEQKRWEKAFDDMTQAVRLKPSAESYTWRGLVMLRMGNAIGAVRDTTRALEYDTAYNQAWNIRGGAKLVLGDAAGACSDFENGCSTGDCTGLESARRQNICP
- a CDS encoding DJ-1/PfpI family protein — encoded protein: MAEKRILMLVGDFVEDYEAMVPFQMLGMVGHTVHAVCPGKKAGETVKTAVHDFEGDQTYTEKPGHNFMLNCDFDSVDVAHYDALVVPGGRAPEYIRLNARVIEIVRQFDKARKPIAAVCHGQQVLVTAGVLQGHTCTAYPAVKPDVEAAGATWCEVNDTASNACVSGHVVTAPAWPAHPEWMRKFLEVLGTRIEP
- a CDS encoding flavodoxin family protein, with the translated sequence MYAIAINGSPRKGGNTETLLRQTLAPLEKAGWETELVRVGGKPVRGCIACYKCFENKDGRCSVTTDLFNDLAEKIFRADAIIMGSPTYFADVSSEMKAVLDRTGLVSIANGHLLRGKIGAAVVAVRRGGGIHVFDSINHMFMMSQMIVPGSVYWNLGYGLHKGEVSGDAEGMGNMDHLGRTIDWLGRATAPVRGEYPVASGPGEGEA
- a CDS encoding GGDEF domain-containing protein — translated: MTVPRCRRFFLTLSGLAAWAVLCLCTTLLQAQPVRASGLQPVTLQLHWTHEFEFAGFYVAKEKGFYAERGLDVTIIPGGPGIVPVQEVLRGNAQYGIGAAEVLLARLRGAPLVMLAAVFQHSASCILTRADSGIYTPQDLVGRVFEMGRLESDAETYAMLHNEGIDISQLTHVDSTFNPQLLLDGKVDAISAYSFSQPFFLRERGIPYRLIRPIQYGIDFYGNSIFSSENEVRRHPERTEAFIEASMKGWAYAFDHVDEAVDIILNKYSDHPFAHSREHLLFEAEESRKLVMPHLVDLGHMNPGRWKHMADTLVQLGLADADYTLKGFLHDPDLSSSLLAHWGVRAGIGILAGAVGLCLVLLRFNRRLTAEIASRRKAEERTLRSEQRLSLALWAGNLGWWDWDLKSDHVSLDRTAHTMLGGSDTPLQTALGSMAGNRSLTGAMPFVHTLRNMQQNDTRTFEEEMQLDTGGKKRWVLCRGQMINSSGRAAGVLMDISKLKSYQQELEQMTMTDYLTGLFNRRHFFRQLETHLEQYKRRQYNLCVALLDLDHFKRINDTYGHMAGDSVIREFALLLKESLRPYDVVARFGGEEFIILLLDSGREEALGILDRLLKKVSGHTFDAEGHHLRVTFSGGIAEADELPASELTPKRIVAAADQRLYLAKTAGRNTIRIR